One segment of Grus americana isolate bGruAme1 chromosome 23, bGruAme1.mat, whole genome shotgun sequence DNA contains the following:
- the AGO4 gene encoding protein argonaute-4, which yields MEALGPGPPTSLFQPPRRPGLGTVGKPIRLLANHFQVQIPKIDVYHYDVDIKPEKRPRRVNREVVDTMVRHFKMQIFGDRQPGYDGKRNMYTAHPLPIGRDRVDMEVTLPGEGKDQTFKVSIQWVSVVSLQLLLEALAGHLNEVPEDSVQALDVITRHLPSMRYTPVGRSFFSPPEGYYHPLGGGREVWFGFHQSVRPAMWNMMLNIDVSATAFYRAQPIIEFMCEVLDIQSISEQSKPLTDSQRVKFTKEIRGLKVEVTHCGQMKRKYRVCNVTRRPASHQTFPLQLENGQAMECTVAQYFKQKYSLQLKYPHLPCLQVGQEQKHTYLPLEVCNIVAGQRCIKKLTDNQTSTMIKATARSAPDRQEEISRLVKSNSMVGGPDPYLKEFGIVVHNEMTELTGRVLPAPMLQYGGRNKTVATPNQGVWDMRGKQFYAGIEIKVWAVACFAPQKQCREDLLKSFTDQLRKISKDAGMPIQGQPCFCKYAQGADSVEPMFKHLKLTYVGLQLIVVILPGKTPVYAEVKRVGDTLLGMATQCVQVKNVVKTSPQTLSNLCLKINAKLGGINNVLVPHQRPSVFQQPVIFLGADVTHPPAGDGKKPSIAAVVGSMDGHPSRYCATVRVQTSRQETSQELLYSQEVIQDLTNMVRELLIQFYKSTRFKPTRIIYYRGGVSEGQMKQVAWPELIAIRKACISLEEDYRPGITYIVVQKRHHTRLFCADKTERVGKSGNVPAGTTVDSTITHPSEFDFYLCSHAGIQGTSRPSHYQVLWDDNCFTADELQLLTYQLCHTYVRCTRSVSIPAPAYYARLVAFRARYHLVDKDHDSAEGSHVSGQSNGRDPQALAKAVQIHHDTQHTMYFA from the exons atggAAGCGCTGGGACCCG GGCCCCCGACCAGCCTTTTCCAGCCACCCCGTCGCCCAGGCCTGGGAACTGTTGGGAAACCCATCCGCCTCCTAGCCAACCATTTTCAGGTTCAGATCCCTAAGATTGATGTTTATCACTATGACGTAGATATCAAACCAGAAAAACGCCCCCGAAGAGTGAACAG AGAGGTGGTGGATACTATGGTGAGGCACTTCAAGATGCAGATATTTGGTGATCGGCAGCCTGGATATGATGGGAAACGGAACATGTATACTGCACACCCATTACCTATTGGCCGTGATAGA GTGGATATGGAGGTGACGCTtccaggagaggggaaggaccAGACATTTAAAGTATCGATTCAGTGGGTGTCAGTCGTCAGCCTTCAGTTGCTGCTGGAAGCTCTGGCAGGGCACTTGAATGAAGTTCCTGAAGATTCTGTGCAGGCGCTTGACGTAATCACACGGCACCTTCCCTCCATGAG GTACACTCCTGTGGGTCgctccttcttctccccccccgAAGGTTACTACCACCCTCTGGGTGGTGGGAGAGAGGTCTGGTTCGGTTTCCACCAGTCGGTCAGGCCTGCCATGTGGAACATGATGCTCAACATTGATG TGTCAGCAACTGCTTTCTATCGTGCCCAGCCTATCATCGAGTTCATGTGCGAGGTCTTGGACATTCAGAGCATCAGCGAACAAAGCAAGCCTCTTACGGACTCACAGCGTGTCAAGTTTACCAAAGAAATCAGAG GTCTAAAAGTAGAGGTTACCCATTGTGGCCAGATGAAGAGAAAATACCGAGTTTGCAATGTTACTCGGCGACCAGCCAGTCATCAGAC GtttcctctgcagctggaaaatggGCAGGCTATGGAGTGTACAGTAGCTCAGTATTTTAAGCAGAAGTACAGTCTGCAGCTAAAATATCCTCACCTTCCCTGTCTCCAAGTAGGACAGGAACAGAAACACACGTACTTACCGCTTGAG GTGTGTAACATAGTGGCAGGCCAGAGATGTATAAAGAAGCTAACGGACAATCAGACATCGACTATGATAAAAGCAACTGCAAGATCTGCACCAGACCGACAGGAAGAAATCAGCAGACTA GTGAAAAGTAACAGTATGGTTGGTGGACCTGACCCGTATCTGAAGGAGTTTGGTATTGTTGTCCATAATGAAATGACGGAGTTGACAGGCAGAGTTTTGCCAGCACCAATGCTGCAATACGGAGGCAGG AACAAGACTGTGGCCACGCCAAACCAAGGTGTGTGGGACATGAGAGGAAAACAATTCTATGCTGGCATTGAGATTAAAGTTTGGGCTGTTGCCTGTTTTGCTCCTCAGAAACAATGCAGGGAAGACTTACTAAA GAGTTTTACTGACCAGCTGCGTAAGATCTCAAAGGATGCAGGGATGCCGATCCAAGGCCAGCCCTGTTTCTGCAAGTATGCCCAGGGTGCAGACAGTGTGGAGCCCATGTTTAAACACTTAAAACTGACTTATGTTGGTCTGCAGCTGATCGTGGTGATTCTACCCGGAAAGACGCCCGTGTACG ctGAAGTAAAGCGGGTTGGTGACACTCTTCTAGGAATGGCCACTCAGTGTGTGCAGGTAAAGAATGTGGTAAAAACCTCACCACAAACGCTGTCCAACCTGTGTCTGAAGATAAATGCAAAGCTTGGAGGAATCAACAATGTGCTTGTACCTCATCAAAG GCCCTCGGTGTTCCAGCAGCCAGTGATCTTTTTGGGAGCAGATGTCACTCACCCTCCTGCCGGGGATGGGAAGAAGCCATCCATAGCTGCTGTGGTGGGCAGCATGGATGGCCATCCCAGCCGTTACTGTGCCACCGTGCGCGTGCAGACCTCCCGCCAGGAGACCTCCCAGGAGCTGCTCTACAGTCAGGAGGTGATACAGGACCTGACTAACATGGTGCGAGAACTATTGATCCAGTTCTACAAATCCACTCGTTTCAAGCCCACGAGGATCATTTACTACAGAGGGGGAGTATCAGAAGGACAGATGAAGCAG GTAGCTTGGCCAGAACTGATAGCAATCCGGAAGGCCTGTATTAGTTTGGAAGAAGATTATAGACCAGGAATAACCTACATTGTTGTGCAGAAAAGGCATCACACCAGGCTATTCTGTGCTGACAAAACCGAAAGG GTGGGTAAGAGCGGCAACGTACCAGCAGGCACTACTGTGGACAGCACGATCACACATCCTTCTGAATTTGACTTTTACCTCTGTAGCCATGCAGGAATTCAG GGAACCAGCCGGCCCTCCCACTACCAGGTCTTGTGGGACGACAACTGTTTTACCGCAGATGAACTACAGCTGTTGACGTATCAGCTGTGTCACACATATGTCCGGTGTACGCGATCGGTCTCTATTCCAGCTCCTGCCTACTATGCCAGGCTGGTAGCTTTTAGGGCCAGGTACCATCTTGTGGACAAGGATCACGACAG TGCTGAAGGCAGCCACGTGTCGGGACAGAGCAACGGCCGCGATCCTCAGGCTCTGGCAAAGGCAGTGCAGATCCACCATGATACTCAGCATACGATGTATTTTGCTTGA